A portion of the Deinococcus peraridilitoris DSM 19664 genome contains these proteins:
- a CDS encoding MFS transporter small subunit: protein MSDQRVHDPETQHVPTGKLAFAWILVSIPLLWGVYQTVLKSIPLFMR from the coding sequence ATGAGCGACCAACGCGTGCACGACCCCGAAACCCAACACGTTCCCACCGGCAAACTGGCCTTCGCCTGGATTCTGGTGAGCATCCCGCTGCTGTGGGGCGTCTACCAGACGGTCCTGAAGTCGATTCCGCTGTTCATGCGCTGA
- a CDS encoding MDR family MFS transporter, giving the protein MTRPPAAQATNYAEVLDFPTKRLILIGVLLGLFLSALDQTIVSTALPKIVADLQGLNLYAWVTTAYLLVSTALLPIYGKLSDIYGRKPVLMFGIAVFLIGSMLCGAAGEPFLGNLFGGGMMQLIVFRGLQGVGAAALTSIAFAIIADLFAPADRARYQGLFGAVFGLSSVIGPLLGGFLTDNISWRWVFYVNVPIGLVALSFIATRMPILASGLKPKIDLLGSVLIVLFSVPLLLALTWGSDSVYSWTSPTILGLFALSAASLVAFLFAEARHESPVLPLTLFRNPTFTWSVIARFLIGAGFLGAILFLSLYLVNVKGVTATAAGTATIPLTMGIIAGAIGSGQVASRVGYYKFLMLGGLAVATVAFWWLSTMNVDTPYWAVVARMVALGLGLGPALPLYTLALQNAVKPYEIGVATSSGTFFQQMGSTMGAAVFGAILTAGLTSEFKANLAEVQRSAPFALQSQIAPFGQAEGGTRPGFDPATVRAQAEAGVREAFGRQRDLVTRALRERDPAAIARLREDERTPENVRGLLSQLSAAGQVPAGSETANAASEQALRGALASLSQAETQALAQTGTTIDRISRAVKVSFANAISRIYLISILIGLAAFLVTLALPNLRLPKRGEKSGEDRPQVPVAEV; this is encoded by the coding sequence ATGACCAGACCGCCCGCAGCGCAAGCCACCAACTACGCCGAAGTGCTCGACTTTCCCACCAAACGCCTGATCCTGATCGGTGTGCTGCTCGGGCTGTTTCTCAGCGCCCTCGATCAGACCATTGTCTCCACGGCACTGCCCAAAATCGTCGCGGATCTGCAGGGGCTGAATCTGTATGCCTGGGTCACCACCGCCTACCTGCTGGTCAGTACTGCCCTGCTGCCGATCTACGGCAAGCTCAGCGACATCTATGGACGCAAGCCGGTCCTGATGTTCGGCATTGCCGTCTTTCTGATCGGATCGATGCTGTGTGGCGCTGCGGGCGAGCCCTTTCTGGGCAACCTGTTCGGCGGGGGCATGATGCAGCTGATTGTATTTCGTGGGCTGCAGGGTGTGGGCGCGGCGGCGCTGACCTCGATCGCTTTTGCCATCATCGCCGACCTTTTTGCGCCCGCCGACCGGGCGCGCTACCAAGGACTCTTCGGCGCGGTGTTCGGCCTTTCGAGCGTTATCGGTCCACTGCTGGGTGGATTCCTAACCGATAACATTTCCTGGCGCTGGGTGTTTTACGTCAATGTGCCGATTGGTCTGGTGGCGCTTTCCTTCATCGCCACTCGTATGCCCATTCTGGCGAGCGGCCTCAAGCCGAAAATTGATCTCCTGGGCAGCGTGCTGATCGTACTGTTCTCCGTGCCGCTGCTGCTGGCGCTGACCTGGGGTTCGGACTCGGTCTACAGCTGGACCAGCCCGACCATTTTGGGTCTGTTCGCCCTCAGTGCCGCGTCGCTGGTGGCCTTTCTGTTTGCCGAGGCGCGCCATGAGAGTCCGGTGCTGCCGCTGACCCTGTTCAGAAATCCGACCTTCACCTGGAGCGTGATTGCGCGCTTTCTGATCGGTGCGGGTTTTCTGGGCGCCATTCTGTTTCTCAGCCTGTACCTCGTGAACGTCAAGGGCGTCACGGCGACGGCAGCCGGCACCGCCACCATTCCGCTGACCATGGGCATCATCGCGGGCGCCATCGGTTCAGGTCAGGTGGCGTCGCGCGTCGGTTACTACAAGTTCCTGATGCTGGGTGGTCTCGCGGTGGCCACCGTAGCTTTCTGGTGGCTGAGCACCATGAACGTCGATACCCCCTACTGGGCGGTGGTGGCCCGCATGGTCGCGCTGGGTCTGGGTCTGGGCCCCGCGCTGCCGCTCTATACCCTGGCGCTGCAGAACGCCGTGAAGCCTTATGAGATCGGCGTCGCGACCTCCAGCGGCACCTTTTTTCAGCAGATGGGCAGCACGATGGGCGCGGCCGTGTTCGGCGCGATTCTGACCGCCGGCCTGACGAGCGAGTTCAAGGCGAATCTCGCCGAGGTGCAGCGCAGCGCTCCCTTCGCCCTGCAAAGTCAGATTGCGCCTTTCGGTCAGGCCGAGGGCGGAACCCGCCCGGGATTCGATCCCGCAACCGTGCGCGCCCAAGCAGAAGCGGGCGTGCGCGAGGCCTTCGGCCGGCAGCGTGACTTGGTCACCCGTGCCCTGCGGGAGCGGGACCCGGCGGCCATCGCCCGACTGCGCGAAGACGAGCGCACGCCGGAGAACGTTCGCGGCCTGCTTTCCCAGCTGAGCGCTGCCGGGCAGGTTCCTGCGGGCTCGGAAACAGCCAACGCCGCTTCCGAGCAGGCCTTGCGGGGCGCGCTGGCCAGCCTCAGCCAGGCCGAGACCCAGGCCCTCGCGCAGACCGGCACCACCATCGACCGGATTTCGCGCGCTGTTAAGGTCAGCTTTGCCAACGCCATCAGCCGTATCTACCTGATCAGCATTCTGATCGGTCTGGCCGCCTTTCTGGTCACGTTGGCCCTGCCCAACCTGCGTCTGCCCAAGCGCGGTGAGAAGTCGGGCGAGGACCGCCCCCAGGTACCCGTGGCCGAAGTTTAG
- a CDS encoding B12-binding domain-containing radical SAM protein: protein MNYWRDQLKPLLDDETGTIHKQAPIRVTLAFPNRYSVGMASLGYQVIYRMFNNEEGVACERAFLPDEPENFRGALPTVETGRNAGDCELFAMSVSFELDLTNIIRTLDVAGLAPLREERDERDPIVMIGGPFTSSNPYPLTPFADIIAIGDGEQLVPVISEALREASGREDFFDLIDGVPGIFLPHRHVHEPKWATAPKELLPAYSQIVTPHSELSNMFLVEAQRGCPRPCTFCLARTMYGPNRNNGGDELLERIPDWATKVGLVGAALSDFPHTKYVGRTLTERGVKLGVSSIRADTVDEELAAILKAGGLRTFTVASDAPSERLRRWLKKGITTEDLLKTAHISRNLGFSGLKVYMMIGLGPETDEDITELISFTKELAKVNRIALGVSPFVPKRHTPHFADAFAGVKVIEGRLKRIQKELRTVAELRNVSAKWAWVESVIARGGAEIGMAAYRLYKNESIGEWKKVLDEMGWHDEFEENRAVIDLPPGQLLRGVSAHAGGLSI from the coding sequence TTGAATTACTGGCGTGATCAACTCAAACCCCTGCTCGACGACGAGACCGGCACCATTCACAAGCAGGCGCCGATCCGCGTGACGCTGGCCTTCCCGAACCGCTACAGCGTCGGTATGGCCAGCCTGGGGTATCAGGTCATCTACCGCATGTTCAACAACGAGGAAGGCGTCGCCTGCGAACGCGCCTTTCTACCCGACGAACCCGAAAACTTCCGTGGCGCGCTGCCCACCGTCGAGACGGGCCGTAACGCCGGGGACTGCGAACTCTTTGCGATGAGCGTGTCCTTCGAGCTCGACCTCACCAACATCATTCGTACACTCGACGTGGCGGGCCTTGCCCCACTGCGCGAGGAGCGTGACGAGCGCGATCCGATCGTGATGATCGGCGGGCCCTTCACAAGCAGCAACCCGTATCCCCTGACGCCCTTTGCGGACATCATCGCCATCGGCGACGGTGAGCAGCTGGTGCCGGTCATCAGCGAGGCGCTGCGCGAAGCGTCGGGGCGCGAGGATTTCTTTGACCTGATCGACGGCGTGCCGGGCATCTTCCTGCCGCATCGTCACGTGCACGAGCCCAAGTGGGCGACCGCACCCAAGGAACTGCTGCCGGCCTACAGCCAGATCGTCACACCGCACTCGGAACTGAGCAACATGTTCCTGGTCGAAGCGCAGCGCGGCTGCCCACGTCCCTGCACCTTCTGCTTGGCGCGGACCATGTACGGTCCCAACCGCAACAACGGCGGCGACGAGCTGCTCGAGAGAATCCCGGACTGGGCCACCAAGGTCGGGCTGGTGGGCGCGGCGCTGAGCGATTTCCCGCACACCAAGTACGTGGGCCGGACCCTCACGGAGCGCGGCGTCAAGTTGGGCGTCTCGAGCATCCGTGCCGACACCGTCGACGAGGAACTCGCTGCGATTCTCAAGGCGGGTGGCCTGCGGACGTTCACGGTCGCGTCTGACGCCCCGAGCGAGCGCCTGCGCCGCTGGCTCAAGAAGGGCATCACCACCGAGGACCTGCTCAAGACGGCCCACATCAGCCGCAACCTGGGCTTTTCGGGCCTCAAGGTCTACATGATGATCGGCCTCGGCCCGGAAACCGACGAGGACATCACCGAGCTGATTTCCTTCACGAAAGAACTCGCCAAGGTCAACCGTATCGCGCTGGGGGTCTCCCCTTTCGTGCCCAAGCGGCACACCCCGCACTTCGCCGACGCCTTTGCGGGTGTCAAGGTAATCGAAGGCCGCCTGAAGCGCATCCAGAAAGAGCTCCGCACGGTGGCCGAGCTGCGCAATGTCAGCGCCAAGTGGGCCTGGGTGGAGAGCGTCATCGCGCGGGGTGGCGCCGAGATCGGTATGGCCGCCTACCGCCTCTACAAGAACGAGAGCATCGGCGAGTGGAAGAAAGTCCTCGACGAGATGGGCTGGCACGACGAGTTCGAGGAGAACCGCGCAGTCATCGATCTGCCACCAGGGCAGCTGCTGCGCGGCGTGAGCGCGCACGCGGGCGGACTGTCCATTTAA
- the icd gene encoding NADP-dependent isocitrate dehydrogenase codes for MDDKIKIPTQGEKITLTDGKLNVPDQPIIPFVEGDGTGPDIWRASVRVLDAAVEKAYGGKRKIEWLEVYAGEKANEVYGETIWLPQGTIDAFGEYLVGIKGPLTTPVGGGIRSINVALRQELDLYACVRPVKYFDGVPSPMKQPELVDMTIFRENTEDIYAGIEYKAGTPEAAKMRDFLINEMGVSKIRFPDSSSFGVKPVSKEGSERLIRAAIQYAIDNGRKSVSLVHKGNIMKFTEGAFRDWGYELAKREFGATEIDGGPWCQLPGGIIIKDIIADNFLQQILLRPADYDVIATLNLNGDYLSDALAAQVGGIGIAPGANINYLTGHAVFEATHGTAPKYAGKDVINPSSVILSGEMLLRHLGWNEAADLVVAGLDKTISQKNVTYDFARAMPGATEVKTSEFADHIIANM; via the coding sequence ATGGACGACAAGATCAAGATTCCGACGCAAGGCGAAAAGATCACCCTCACGGACGGCAAACTGAACGTGCCGGACCAGCCCATCATTCCCTTCGTCGAAGGCGACGGCACCGGCCCCGACATCTGGCGCGCCTCGGTGCGGGTGCTCGACGCCGCCGTCGAGAAGGCCTACGGCGGCAAGCGCAAGATCGAGTGGCTCGAAGTCTACGCGGGCGAAAAAGCCAACGAGGTCTACGGTGAGACCATCTGGCTGCCCCAGGGCACCATCGACGCTTTTGGCGAGTATCTGGTCGGCATCAAGGGTCCGCTCACCACGCCCGTGGGCGGCGGCATCCGCTCGATCAACGTGGCGCTGCGTCAGGAACTCGATCTGTACGCCTGCGTGCGTCCCGTGAAGTACTTCGACGGCGTGCCCAGCCCCATGAAGCAGCCCGAGCTGGTCGACATGACCATCTTCCGTGAAAACACCGAGGACATCTATGCGGGCATCGAGTACAAAGCCGGCACGCCCGAGGCCGCCAAAATGCGCGACTTTCTGATCAACGAGATGGGCGTCAGCAAGATTCGCTTTCCCGACTCCAGCAGCTTCGGCGTCAAGCCCGTCTCCAAGGAGGGCAGTGAGCGCCTGATTCGCGCGGCCATTCAGTACGCCATCGACAACGGCCGCAAGAGCGTCAGCCTGGTGCACAAGGGCAACATCATGAAGTTCACCGAGGGCGCGTTCCGCGACTGGGGTTACGAGCTCGCCAAGCGCGAATTCGGCGCCACCGAGATCGACGGCGGACCCTGGTGCCAGTTGCCGGGCGGTATCATCATCAAGGACATCATCGCCGACAACTTCCTGCAGCAGATCCTGCTGCGCCCTGCCGATTACGACGTGATCGCCACCTTGAACCTCAACGGCGATTACCTCTCCGACGCGCTCGCGGCGCAGGTGGGCGGCATCGGCATTGCGCCCGGCGCCAACATCAACTACCTCACCGGCCACGCCGTCTTCGAAGCGACCCACGGTACCGCGCCCAAGTACGCCGGCAAGGACGTCATCAACCCGTCGAGCGTGATCCTGTCAGGCGAGATGCTGCTGCGCCACCTCGGCTGGAACGAGGCCGCCGATCTGGTGGTCGCGGGCCTCGACAAGACCATCTCGCAGAAAAACGTCACCTACGACTTCGCGCGCGCCATGCCCGGCGCCACCGAGGTCAAGACCAGCGAGTTCGCCGACCACATCATTGCCAACATGTAA
- a CDS encoding MarR family winged helix-turn-helix transcriptional regulator, producing MNDPSAAHSQAALDLGLRVRRLQKLLAPYLMSQMAGDMHGHELSFRQMGSLFQLRAAGQLSVTALAQRAHLSLPAASHLVNRLVRRGLLARREDPENRRQKIVMLTPKGSRLLEQFERISAQAYGTLLAGVPDAVLARAQDALDELLGHLAGAGHPSCLFSERDPQ from the coding sequence ATGAACGATCCTTCGGCTGCCCATTCGCAGGCCGCACTTGATCTGGGTCTGCGGGTCCGGCGCCTGCAGAAGTTGCTTGCTCCATACCTGATGAGTCAGATGGCCGGAGACATGCACGGCCACGAGCTTTCGTTCCGGCAGATGGGCAGCCTTTTTCAGCTGCGCGCTGCCGGTCAGCTCAGCGTCACCGCCCTGGCGCAGCGTGCGCACCTCAGCCTGCCGGCGGCAAGCCATCTCGTGAACCGGCTGGTGCGACGTGGACTGCTCGCACGGCGCGAGGACCCCGAGAATCGTCGCCAGAAAATCGTGATGCTCACACCCAAGGGCAGCCGGTTGCTCGAGCAGTTCGAGCGCATCAGCGCCCAGGCGTACGGCACGCTGCTCGCAGGAGTCCCGGACGCCGTCCTGGCCCGTGCACAGGACGCCCTGGACGAGCTGCTCGGTCACCTCGCCGGTGCCGGACACCCGTCGTGTCTTTTTAGCGAAAGAGACCCGCAATGA
- a CDS encoding peptidoglycan-binding domain-containing protein: MAVLRWSPAAFTGARTGIILAALVLPRFTADTPEQVIDQAASVVARATGGVVTPCPSTTPAVSGEPQLLAARSGRQRMVCVRSPGAPYEVVEQLDTSLRNRWSTSWRAEQYRDVPVNAFRHQGQLLGVSAERAAAGTLLRLQGAGTLTAEVGWHEQNRPPNRETGELPVIPPLATRDAAPVAATTPAPEPTPPRTTPDSPKPATTQAPRPTPEPALPPRSTDTAPPTTPRSPVQAPAPPVETPPPAKPSPRNAAVASPQDSEAETPLPPPEALPAPPATLRSAPQESASGNLAQPDTLRPPADRPSEDTFTRALSLSEPRLTGEDVRRVQNRLMDVAGMARGPGGDGWYGPTTERTVRAFQEANGLSATGTVDRATWERLFSEQAQTFAVRAAETPPAPQTNAQPPETKTESPAPPAETTGGPDNFVRELSLGEPRMHGEDVRRVQNRLVDVAGMPRGSGGDGWYGPRTQATVRAFQQANGLPVTGVVDQATWKRLFSGTARAFAQADVEAQQ; the protein is encoded by the coding sequence ATGGCAGTTCTGCGCTGGTCTCCGGCGGCTTTCACGGGCGCACGTACCGGGATCATTCTCGCGGCGCTGGTGCTGCCGCGTTTCACCGCCGACACGCCCGAGCAGGTGATCGATCAGGCCGCCTCTGTCGTGGCGCGCGCCACCGGCGGCGTGGTCACGCCTTGCCCGAGTACGACACCGGCAGTGTCAGGCGAGCCTCAGCTTCTTGCGGCACGCTCGGGCAGGCAGCGAATGGTCTGTGTGCGTTCGCCCGGCGCGCCCTACGAGGTCGTCGAACAGCTGGACACTTCGCTGCGAAATCGCTGGTCGACGTCATGGCGTGCCGAGCAGTACCGCGACGTGCCCGTCAACGCCTTCCGGCATCAGGGGCAATTGCTGGGCGTCAGCGCCGAACGCGCGGCCGCAGGAACGCTGCTGCGCCTGCAGGGTGCCGGTACGCTCACCGCCGAAGTGGGCTGGCACGAACAGAACAGGCCGCCGAATCGTGAGACAGGCGAACTGCCGGTTATTCCTCCGCTCGCCACACGCGACGCGGCCCCGGTCGCGGCCACAACCCCGGCGCCGGAGCCCACCCCACCGCGCACAACGCCGGATTCACCCAAGCCTGCCACCACCCAGGCGCCCCGACCGACGCCCGAACCCGCCCTGCCACCTCGCTCCACGGACACGGCGCCGCCTACCACACCACGGTCGCCCGTTCAGGCTCCTGCTCCACCCGTCGAAACTCCTCCCCCAGCAAAACCCTCCCCCAGGAATGCCGCTGTGGCGTCCCCACAGGACAGCGAAGCAGAGACCCCGCTGCCCCCACCCGAGGCGCTTCCCGCACCACCTGCCACTTTGCGTTCCGCACCTCAGGAAAGTGCCAGCGGTAATCTGGCGCAGCCAGATACGCTCCGCCCTCCGGCAGACCGCCCTTCGGAAGACACGTTCACGCGCGCCTTGTCGCTGAGCGAGCCGCGTCTGACCGGCGAAGATGTCCGGCGCGTCCAGAACCGGCTCATGGACGTGGCAGGAATGGCGCGTGGTCCCGGGGGAGACGGCTGGTATGGCCCCACCACCGAAAGAACGGTCAGGGCATTTCAGGAGGCCAATGGCCTCAGCGCAACGGGCACCGTGGACCGCGCCACCTGGGAGCGGCTCTTTTCCGAGCAGGCCCAGACTTTCGCGGTGCGGGCCGCCGAGACTCCTCCAGCCCCCCAGACGAACGCACAACCGCCCGAAACGAAGACAGAGTCACCAGCGCCGCCTGCCGAAACGACCGGGGGTCCGGATAATTTCGTGCGGGAATTGTCACTGGGCGAGCCCCGCATGCACGGAGAGGATGTTCGTCGGGTTCAGAACCGGCTGGTAGATGTGGCGGGAATGCCGCGTGGATCCGGTGGCGACGGCTGGTACGGACCACGTACACAGGCGACCGTGCGGGCATTTCAGCAAGCCAACGGCCTGCCGGTGACCGGCGTGGTCGACCAGGCCACCTGGAAACGGCTGTTCTCAGGCACGGCGCGGGCCTTCGCCCAGGCGGACGTCGAGGCACAGCAGTAA
- a CDS encoding DUF1641 domain-containing protein produces the protein MAKALQFDPRVLLPTPSERLAEGTAESADALVEALELLRELHEHKVLHTLTRLVQGGEGLSFQALEILNEPGSVRALRNALELVKVLGSVEPQALSAVSGALADGMREGARRVQEGERAGLGELLSLARDPDVGLALGALVGVLRGFGKSLRARSQHGNPPEADHT, from the coding sequence ATGGCAAAAGCCCTGCAGTTCGATCCACGCGTGCTGCTGCCTACGCCTTCCGAACGCCTCGCCGAAGGCACTGCCGAGAGTGCGGACGCACTGGTCGAAGCCCTCGAACTGCTGCGTGAACTGCACGAGCACAAGGTGCTGCACACGCTCACCCGGCTCGTGCAGGGCGGCGAGGGCCTGAGTTTTCAGGCGCTGGAAATCCTGAACGAGCCGGGCAGCGTGCGCGCGCTGCGCAACGCGCTCGAACTGGTGAAGGTGCTGGGAAGCGTCGAACCCCAGGCGCTCAGTGCTGTCTCGGGCGCGCTGGCCGACGGCATGCGGGAAGGCGCGCGCCGCGTGCAGGAAGGCGAGCGGGCCGGGCTCGGTGAGCTGCTCTCGCTCGCCCGCGACCCGGATGTCGGCCTGGCCCTCGGCGCGCTGGTGGGTGTGCTGCGCGGTTTCGGCAAGAGCCTCAGGGCACGCTCGCAGCACGGCAATCCTCCTGAAGCAGACCACACCTGA
- the fdhD gene encoding formate dehydrogenase accessory sulfurtransferase FdhD has translation MTSPRTSRTVLRYRQQTPCCHEEPDEVVTEEPLEIRLVQGDEEHSVALTMRTPGADEDLVLGLLHAEGAIHKARDVLSLDVWQEGEEVNPNVVRIQLRSGFQVLRRLSRNSFTSSACGVCGTGSIEMLALRAAPAAWNAPPLDPELLGGLPEKLRKRQTLFESTGGLHGAALCDARGQLLAVREDIGRHNAVDKLIGWALRQDLLPLSDHLLVVSSRAGFEISQKAALAGIPVIVAVSAPSSLAIEVAESFGQTLLGFVREGRFNVYCGAERLALTSSRALAPSATSPP, from the coding sequence GTGACGTCGCCCCGCACTTCCCGCACCGTTCTGCGCTACAGACAGCAGACGCCCTGCTGCCATGAAGAACCTGACGAGGTCGTCACCGAGGAACCCCTTGAAATCCGCCTTGTGCAGGGTGACGAGGAGCATTCGGTGGCGCTCACCATGCGCACGCCCGGCGCCGACGAGGACCTGGTGCTAGGGCTGCTGCACGCCGAAGGCGCCATTCACAAGGCACGAGATGTCCTGAGCCTTGACGTGTGGCAGGAGGGCGAAGAGGTCAATCCGAACGTCGTGCGCATTCAGTTGCGCTCGGGATTTCAAGTCCTGCGCCGCCTCTCGCGCAACAGCTTCACCAGCAGCGCCTGCGGTGTGTGCGGCACCGGCAGCATCGAAATGCTGGCGCTGCGAGCCGCGCCTGCCGCTTGGAACGCGCCGCCGCTCGATCCCGAACTCCTCGGCGGGCTTCCGGAGAAACTGCGCAAGCGCCAGACGCTCTTTGAGTCCACGGGCGGCCTGCACGGCGCCGCCCTGTGTGATGCGCGCGGGCAGCTGCTCGCCGTGCGCGAGGACATCGGGCGCCACAACGCGGTCGACAAACTGATCGGTTGGGCGCTTCGTCAGGACCTGCTTCCCCTGAGCGACCATCTGCTGGTCGTCAGCAGCCGGGCGGGCTTTGAGATTTCCCAGAAGGCCGCGTTGGCCGGAATTCCGGTCATCGTGGCAGTCTCCGCGCCGTCCAGCTTGGCCATCGAGGTCGCCGAGAGTTTTGGGCAGACGCTGCTGGGGTTCGTGCGCGAAGGCCGCTTCAACGTGTACTGCGGTGCCGAGCGCTTGGCACTGACCTCCTCACGGGCTCTGGCGCCGAGCGCCACCTCGCCGCCCTAA
- a CDS encoding L-lactate MFS transporter → MSFLDRAHSVAEPGYNRWLVPPAALAVHLSIGSIYAYSVFNAPLNAHGGWSLLAIGWIFSIALAVLGASAAIFGKWVERVGPRMTMFTSAVCFCGGFLLAAVGYYTKQLWLIYLGNGVLGGIGLGLGYISPVSTLIKWFPDRPGVATGMAIMGFGGAALVAAPLFVSLMNYYGGGVPAQGIGATFVTMAIAYFIFMMFGVFTVRVPPPGWKPVGWVPKTTENRMITTANVDADTAIRTPQFWLLFAILFLNVTAGIGVLGQASVMIQEMFSAAAVGERAAVTAAAAGGFVGLLSLFNMGGRFLWSSLSDKIGRKNTYFTFFALGAVLYFLVPYTGRIGSVELFVVGFAIILTMYGGGFATIPAYLRDLFGTYQVGAIHGRLLLAWSLAAVVGPFLVNFIRQTQIESGIPPAQAYSTTMYIMAGLLVVGFICNLMVRPVNPRFHRIPTTDTEQTPLLPTGTSTTSNR, encoded by the coding sequence ATGTCCTTTCTAGACCGTGCACATTCCGTTGCCGAGCCCGGCTATAACCGCTGGCTCGTGCCACCCGCGGCGCTCGCCGTTCACCTTTCCATCGGCAGTATCTACGCCTACAGTGTCTTCAACGCACCCCTGAACGCGCACGGGGGCTGGAGCCTGCTGGCCATCGGCTGGATCTTCTCGATTGCGCTTGCCGTGCTGGGCGCTTCGGCGGCCATCTTCGGCAAGTGGGTCGAGCGCGTCGGCCCGCGTATGACCATGTTCACCTCCGCCGTGTGCTTTTGCGGTGGGTTTCTGCTGGCGGCGGTGGGGTACTACACCAAGCAGCTGTGGCTGATCTACCTGGGCAACGGTGTGCTGGGTGGCATCGGTCTGGGCCTCGGGTACATCTCACCGGTGTCCACCCTGATCAAATGGTTTCCCGACCGTCCGGGCGTGGCCACTGGCATGGCCATCATGGGCTTTGGCGGCGCCGCGCTCGTTGCCGCGCCGCTGTTCGTGTCCCTCATGAACTACTATGGTGGTGGCGTGCCCGCGCAGGGCATCGGGGCCACCTTCGTGACAATGGCCATCGCGTATTTCATCTTCATGATGTTCGGGGTGTTCACCGTGCGCGTGCCGCCTCCGGGCTGGAAGCCGGTCGGCTGGGTGCCCAAGACAACCGAGAACCGCATGATCACCACTGCCAATGTGGACGCCGACACGGCCATCCGTACCCCGCAGTTCTGGCTGCTCTTCGCGATTCTCTTCCTGAACGTGACCGCCGGCATCGGTGTTCTCGGCCAGGCGTCCGTGATGATTCAGGAAATGTTCTCCGCGGCCGCCGTCGGTGAGCGCGCCGCCGTGACCGCCGCCGCCGCCGGGGGATTTGTCGGCCTCCTGAGTCTCTTCAACATGGGGGGCCGCTTTCTGTGGTCCTCGCTCTCCGACAAGATCGGGCGCAAGAATACCTACTTCACGTTCTTTGCGCTGGGCGCCGTGCTGTACTTTCTGGTGCCCTACACCGGCCGGATCGGCAGCGTCGAACTCTTTGTGGTGGGCTTCGCGATCATCCTGACGATGTATGGGGGCGGCTTTGCGACGATTCCCGCTTACCTGCGTGACCTGTTTGGCACCTACCAGGTCGGCGCGATTCACGGCCGCCTGCTGCTCGCGTGGTCGCTGGCGGCGGTCGTGGGTCCCTTCCTGGTCAACTTCATCCGTCAGACGCAGATCGAGAGCGGTATTCCGCCCGCTCAGGCCTACTCGACCACCATGTACATCATGGCGGGACTGCTGGTTGTGGGCTTCATCTGTAACCTGATGGTCCGTCCGGTCAATCCGCGCTTCCACCGCATTCCGACGACCGACACCGAGCAGACCCCTCTGCTCCCCACCGGCACGAGCACGACTTCCAACCGCTGA